In Pocillopora verrucosa isolate sample1 chromosome 13, ASM3666991v2, whole genome shotgun sequence, one genomic interval encodes:
- the LOC131789633 gene encoding uncharacterized protein has translation MQRHGIEFFKGVPTHDDLTTWFGDKRGGILVLDDLMSEGGDDREILNLFTQYSHHMNVTVCYLCQDMFPQGKYAKTISRNAQYIIAFKNPRDKVALRTLLLQIYPTKWLPVMDIYNACTDRPYGYLLFDVHPASRDSTRLLSHLLRHEGCVRCYREK, from the coding sequence ATGCAACGCCATGgcatagaattttttaaaggagtGCCTACCCACGACGATTTAACAACATGGTTTGGAGATAAACGAGGGGGTATTCTTGTCTTGGATGATCTCATGTCGGAGGGGGGAGATGACAGAGAAATACTTAATCTTTTCACACAATATTCTCACCACATGAATGTCACCGTGTGTTATCTCTGCCAAGACATGTTCCCTCAAGGAAAATATGCCAAGACCATCTCTAGGAATGCGCAATACATTATTGCCTTTAAAAATCCTAGAGATAAAGTGGCGTTGCGCACCTTACTGCTACAGATATACCCGACCAAGTGGCTACCTGTTATGGATATATATAATGCATGTACGGACAGACCCTatggttatttgttatttgacgtACACCCTGCAAGTAGAGATTCTACGAGACTTTTAAGTCACTTGTTACGACACGAAGGGTGTGTACGCTGTTacagagagaaataa
- the LOC131789636 gene encoding uncharacterized protein F54H12.2-like — translation MSIKGAEQNSSLDLFRIPPTDLSTVKYRYVKIPPQTSSITPIQVYVERQSDLIDLSRSFVQLDLGFKTTENASLTARANNVGVMTSPANNIAHTLFKQINFRVNGTLLTEQVDMYHLKAFIQTILNYDRNDGETILEPAGWRNEIDSPVTYTAANVKMDDDAYTALSINHQESIKRQRADATDYYAGGRRRILRMKPFIDTFHQGKWIVPKTLLELEFYLNPAALFMNGEANPPSEEVRVNPEDIKLTFFLCLVSLNPAVYMSMMSMMTKTPTKYPMIRTEMRQFPLDNGATSKEINNPFNGKVPQRVIIGILKTTAFNGQYNEDPLAFGKFGVEYIKQIVNGEEYPYETLELNTANGQKDLVGYHRFLDATGCLYRNAGNMVRFKDWGHGKNCTLFAFSNVANGRHDDPVLLPKNEGFINIHIKCAGQASQKTVIVYAEYESIMEIDGIKGATTMEVH, via the coding sequence ATGTCTATCAAAGGGGCAGAGCAGAATTCAAGTCTAGATCTCTTTAGAATACCACCTACAGATCTTTCTACGGTAAAGTACCGATATGTCAAAATACCACCTCAGACATCTAGTATTACTCCTATCCAAGTGTACGTGGAACGACAATCAGATCTCATCGATCTTTCGAGAAGTTTTGTCCAACTGGATTTGGGCttcaaaaccacagaaaatgcCAGTCTCACAGCACGCGCAAACAATGTGGGTGTGATGACTTCACCAGCCAACAATATTGCACACACCCTCTTCAAGCAAATCAATTTCAGAGTCAATGGTACCTTACTCACCGAACAAGTAGACATGTACCATCTTAAAGCTTTCATACAGACGATCCTTAATTATGACAGGAATGATGGAGAGACGATACTCGAACCAGCTGGATGGCGGAACGAAATTGATTCTCCTGTAACCTACACCGCTGCAAATGTCAAGATGGATGATGACGCGTATACAGCTCTTTCCATAAATCATCAAGAAAGCATCAAGAGACAGAGAGCAGATGCAACAGATTACTATGCAGGAGGAAGGAGGAGAATCTTGAGAATGAAACCGTTTATAGACACGTTTCACCAAGGAAAATGGATCGTCCCCAAAACTCTTTTGGAATTGGAATTTTATCTGAATCCAGCAGCTTTATTCATGAATGGAGAAGCCAATCCACCCAGTGAGGAAGTCCGAGTCAACCCAGAGGATATTAAACTTACCTTCTTTCTATGTCTGGTGTCCCTAAACCCAGCCGTCTACATGAGCATGATGAGTATGATGACCAAAACCCCAACCAAGTATCCCATGATCCGTACCGAGATGAGACAGTTTCCCTTAGACAATGGGGCCACTTCTAAAGAAATCAACAACCCATTCAATGGAAAGGTGCCCCAAAGAGTCATCATTGGTATTCTGAAAACTACTGCATTCAATGGTCAATACAACGAAGACCCCTTGGCCTTTGGAAAATTTGGGGTTGAATACATCAAACAAATTGTGAATGGAGAAGAATACCCATACGAGACTTTGGAACTCAACACGGCTAATGGTCAAAAAGACTTGGTGGGTTATCACCGATTTCTGGATGCTACTGGCTGTCTGTACAGAAATGCAGGAAACATGGTGCGATTCAAAGACTGGGGTCATGGAAAAAATTGCACGCTGTTTGCGTTTTCCAATGTGGCCAATGGAAGACACGATGACCCGGTTCTTCTACCTAAAAATGAAGGCTTCATCAACATTCACATTAAATGTGCAGGGCAAGCAAGTCAGAAAACGGTGATCGTTTATGCTGAATATGAGAGCATTATGGAAATTGATGGCATTAAAGGAGCTACCACGATGGAAGTGCATTAG